One Rouxiella sp. S1S-2 genomic window, CTTCTTCTTAATATGATCCCTTAACCCATAGGGCAAATGATGAAAAAGAGTTCTGATATCTATTTCTTACCTGAATGGCAAAAATAGCTGACTAAAAAGTACAACAATATCAGTGAGAGGGCTTATGACGTTTTTTTCAATCTGCATACGGTATTGATATTGTCCTTTTTAGGTCTGTATTTATGTGGATTTTATGACACAGGTACAAATTAAAATTATTTAAAAAAACAAAATATCATGTTTGCTGTCCAATTCTTACCAACACCAAGGAACCTAACTAGCAGAGGATATTTTAAATATGCTAGAAAAAGAAAAAGCAAGGCTTACGACTATGTTCGAGACTGTTCTTGATCTTTCTAAAATATATCACTCTAAAAGTGTGGTTATTCTGACAAACAGCGATTGCCCCACTGATATTTTGAAGGCAGCTGTTAACGCCGTGAGTTCAAGAGGCGCTTCACGCCACATAGTAAAATTAAACGAACAAAACATCCCCAGCGAAATTGTTTGGTCTAGTGAATTAAACCTAAAAATGATCGATGCAAATAATGAGGATTTAGCTCAGAAAATATTAGTCGAAGTTGACCTCGTTTTTGAAGCACTAAATTCTTCTTACATGCACGTCAATAACCTGTTCACCTATCACTAGAATTTTGGAGTTACAATGAGTTATGAAGAACCCAATGCACTCTATGCTGAAGCGTGTAAATTGATTGGCGATACTGCTTTTCATTTTGCCGTGATGGGAAAAGAAACAAATAAATCCGAAATAGCAGATTTTTTGAAGTCAACATTGCGCGAGAAGAAAGAATCTCGACAGTCTGTAGAAAAATCTCTGCTGTATGCAATAAAACTTTTAGAAGAGTCTTTTGACAATGAGGCCAAAGAATCAAAATCTGCTTTTGAAGATAAAACATGTCAAAAAAAGTAACGCTTCGATATGATTTTTATTATTTTCCTCATGTACCTAAATGTTGCTTTACTGGCAATTTTTTTTTGATTAAAACGAGAGAATTATGTCCCGTTTTATATCAGAGATATTTACACGTAATTTACCCTCTTCACCTTAATGAGTTTCGAGGGATCAGTATGTATAAAGTATTGCCATATTT contains:
- a CDS encoding DUF2767 family protein, with the translated sequence MSYEEPNALYAEACKLIGDTAFHFAVMGKETNKSEIADFLKSTLREKKESRQSVEKSLLYAIKLLEESFDNEAKESKSAFEDKTCQKK